ccacgtttatttgttcgatgcacttagttcGTTTTTGTATtgctatagtcccctggcgataaggtttgtaaatttgtgtgtcgtccgcaatAACTAtgtaacttatttgtttttctccataatctgagccagtggaagcatgtagatgttaacagaagaagcccccagaatggagcccttgcggaactccgcacgtcatatttgtacgctcagatgctaattacctatagacacaaagtaatccctattcttaggtaggattcaaccatttagtactaagccagaaaggccaacgcagtttttccatcggtctagtagtatgtcgtggtcgaccgtgtcaatgcagcactgagatcaagtaatactaagattgaaatttttgccattatctgtgttaaggtggatgtcattaaagactttgacaagagccgtttcagtgctgtggtgtggtcggaacccgactgaaaggtatcaaaactgttgcttagtgacaagagaatggttgagttgttgaaagactctttttcaatgattttacttaaaaacggaaggtttgatattggcctatagttgctcattagtgacttgtctaggttgttcttttttaagagtggcttgattactgcagttttcagggcctgtggaaagacctgaaagaagagatgtgttcacaatctgtagaagatcagaagtcaaacaattggaaacatttttgaaaagtcccgttggtagacatcaaggcaacaggtcgaggttttcagatgttgaataatgtcctccaggtttgtatggttgatcgtgtgaaattctgtcattggaactatttttgcttgaacactgtgacaacacatatcctgaacttgatatggaggcactgactgtttgtctaatcttttgaattttgtctttgaagaaggaggcaaagtcattgcaggccttggtagataaagttcagatgctactggtactggaggtttgttaacctatcaacagtagcaaacaaagcacgtgaattattattgtttctagagataatatcagagaaaaagaccttcttgcattcctcagttccaaattataaatgcgaagtctctctttattggagttataatggaccaggagatttgtttttcgccaccttcgttcagctttcctacactctcttttttctgttctcaccagtaggacatttctccatggagatcttttcttaccagatacaactttgaccttagtgggagcaatggcatcaataacatttgtaattttacagttgaaattatctacaagctcagtgactgagagcccaagagggctggtgtggaggagaaaagctgtataaatgtttcactggtgttttcagtgatataccgttttctgattatctttgtttggacacttttgggcacagagatagtgccgttaaagaaaacaaggaatgatctgagagagcaacgtcagtcaccacaaccttggaaatgttcagacctttggagacaatcaagtccagagtgtgccccttattgtgggtgggctccgtcacatgctgagtcagtccatagttctcaaaaacacaacacagctctttggtccccctgtcctgggggtgtcaacatgaatgttaaaatcacccgcaatgattacacaatcaaagttaatgcagataatagacagcaattcagtgaagtcatcaatgaaggttgcagaatatttaggtggcctgtagatatttagaaacatcgcttgaggggaagatcttaattgaagagcaacatattcaaaagaaacaaaatttccataacatattttcgTACAgtgaatgagtcattaaacaaaatggcgactccacctcctttccttattcactctattctcactcataaaactgaagttagggggagctgactcgatgagaacagcagcgctgttattatgtctaaccaggtttcagttaaaaacataaaatctagattgtgcttagtaataaatcattgattaaaatgattttcctgccaaagacctgacgtttagtaaggctagtgttagtgtgttttcattttttgggacaggctgtagctgacgaggaatggatgctaaatttgctaagtttgcagttaagtgcttattcaccattctttcctattacctatcacaacagaaattgaggaagaattgaatccacagggcccgggcttgtcttgaaaagagtcattagtatcactagtcctgcagccaaggcccggcacatatcagatagtgcttgccagattttgcacacaagcgtccttatcagtctggggggaaggagttttctgacatcctggtagtggtgcttggcgttttacttttgcccgggtttgagccatgggggtaggaaggggtgcataattgatgggggaaataagggaaagggtgtgtggagacatcagtagagacagcgatgaatcctcagaaggttcggggttgggaaggtttgagggggctggacgggtgaagaggggagtggaggtttcgtgtctctgctctctggtctcccatggtcaaatctttgcacaggcgggggctgtgctggatcactgccgcactttgttgtgtcttccttttgttttgtgaccttggcagagggagcagatgtgtagcgcagaaagtaaagcagattagaggtgaacagctttactcctggcttgttaagggaaagtctatctgctttaaaaagatgtctgcgctcccagaaaatgtttaaattgtcaatgaacttcagagagtggacggtacattcagttgaaagccatttgtttagtcccaacagtcggctgaatctctcatctcctcttctgactgacggtataggaccactgataacacatttgcgcttaggggggtgactgtgtcaagcagttccctaaagtccagtttcagcaattcagactgttgctttacaacatcatttgaccctatatgcagaataatgttcttcacagttgggtgtgctgccacgatatctgggattttttgggtcaagtcagacaccatgtctttgggaaaacatagtatttttggtgtttttactgttttttaaatcttttacagcagagtcacccacaatcagggtttgaggcccagttgttagctttttactttttgaattgctctcagtccttaccctgctgtgtggtgatgagacgcagtcccggtcatcagatgactgcccagcgtcctgcagcagaggagcaaatctgttatccagttgcacaccaggttgttgggggggcattttgttgcttattttcccttttgttgcttattttcccttttgcagctgtccacggctgtgtcctactaggtaggACACAGCTTAGGTCAtactagttagcttagcatgctcGGTAGCTAATTTGGTTTTGTCCATCTGTGATTAGAATGACCGGGTGTGTACGCTATGTCCTACGTGGCTGACCAGGATACAATGCTTTGTTCACCAGAATAAATCAGACCAGATTGAGAAGCAAGTGTGAAGTCTTCAACTAATGCACAACGCAGCGATGACATTGGTCACACAAGTAAATGGGTCAGGTGTTGTTGTTTCTTAAGTTGGCTGTATGTTAATTTCTACAGAGATAGCATTTCTGCTGTATAGTGCAGTTAAATATGCACAGCCAGAGCAACTCTATATTATTTTAGCTTCTTAAACAAATGGCTTTGGCCCAGTGCATAGGTTATGAAAATAACTGCTCCATAATTGATAATTCTGTATGGGCCCCCTTTTGATGCGTACGGCCTGGCGAAGCTCTTTGACAGGGCAAACAATTAATTTCTCTGTTTGCTTATAAATAAGTCATAAACAATGTGCAGCAAATGCTACTCTCTATTCATTAGTGCAACCGAGCGGTGTCTGGTGAGAGCTGCTATGAATCTCTGCAGGTCAAAGACTGTGTAATGGAAACTGTGTCGATacactgcaaaaataaaaattccacACCACCAGAGCTTAAACACATTGCCCCCCATTCAACATGGATGGTAAGGCCTGCATTTTTACCGTCGGTGGCCAATGCAGGCTGTCTCAACAGCAGCCtaagtgttatttttctttaaaaagttaCACAGTCTAGGTTTAATTCTTAAAGGTAAGCATTCTGAATAACACAATCAAATTTCATCATGGTTTACAGTGCCACAGTCCCTGTTTTGCAAATGTTCTTAAAGTGCTcaaattatgctcattttcagggtcataattgtatttagaggttgtaccagaataggtttacatggtttaattttcaaaaaacataacacttttgttgtactgcaaattgctgcagctccttttttcaccctgtgtgttgggctctttgttttagctacagagtgagaaatctcatttctgttccatcttgtttgggagtcgcacatgtaaagtacctaggtaaggactactagccagtcagaagcagagtatgagggcgtgtcctgacagtacctaggtaaggactactagccagtcagaagcagagtatgagggcgtgccctgacagtacctaggtaaggactactagccagtcagaagcagagtatgagggcgtgccctgacagtacctaggtaaggactactagccagtcagaagcagagtatgaggacgtGCGAGGCTAGCGGCTAGGCGTAACatgtgttgcaaagtgacgtacattagtcacagaagtaaaagctggactacaacagagctgttcgtgaacagtgttttctgttggagatggtaaatCCCTTTGAGGGGGATTTGGGGGTTTTTCACCTTGTAAACCTATATTGTGCACAAACATATTACAttataaaggaaaggggaaaagccaaacagcataatatgaacacttaaaaacaaatgacacacATTGTTTCACACCAGGGCGTAAGAAAATACTGAACTGACTTTATTTCCATTGGAAACAACTTAATTTATAGCTTCCACTTTTTTCAGAGATGCAGGCTGTAATGAAAACATCTTTTTCTAAATGGGagtccacacacacaggctggccCTTGGCTAACCGGCTTTATTCTTCTGCTTTGTCAGACCGATGAAATTGCAATTGCTCTGCTGGTCTCCATTCAGAAGTCACCACGAGGCAATATGAGTGAAATGTTTTCCAGTCACACTGGGGTCAAAAGCTCGCTCTGCTCGTTTACGAGTCGCTCTGGAGGATCTGCTTTGTTGGTAATGGGAGGCCGTTTTAAAGGCTGGATTAGAGTGCAGTTGGCCCTTTCGCAATAGTGCCACAACTTCTGTATGGATCTGTTATTCCATAATGTGATTTACCCCAGTCACACTGTGGTGAGCTCGCAGATGCAGGAAGGTCTCAAGTATCGATCtacaaaagaaacagacaaaccTTTCTGTGTGAGAGGATGCACTGCCCTCTCTTGGACAAACAGATgaattatttcatgttttttaaaggCCAAAGGAGCCATAAAGCTCAACATAATATGATCATGTGTACACTTTTTCTTATTTATGTCCTTTTCTGAAGGGTTCATTAAATGTGTTTAGAGATGAAGATTTTGAAGTGCATCCTTTTATTGAGGTCAAGAAGAAAACAATGACGCTCTCAGGACAAGGATTGAAATAACCGATGGGTTTGAAAAGAATGAGTTCTGTACTGTAATATGTCTGACAAAGTTTTTTCTATTCCATACATTAAAGAAGAACTTTGGCCAATTGTTACGTTTATCTTGATTGCCAAAAAATGCGAGGACTGTCGATAGAAAAGAAAACGACCCGAATCGGTGCTAGCAAACTTGCTGATGCTACATCTACGAGCTTCCACTTTGCTATAACAGCAGTTGTGGAGGAAGATTTtatagagtgcctttgtgcctcataacagacacaaaatgcaattaaaatgtttgcgcaacatgaacagggcccttaggtgacaacaagatgcattttcaactcagacattgctagcagctagcagggCAACCTAGCTACCAGCAGGATCGAGACAGGGTAGGCACAGCAGTTTTTTTCTGGAAGTAGCTGCCTGCTGCTGTTGAAAAAGCTTGATAATAGTGATGACACAGTTAAAGTAGTCTATATcattgacgttccacttccgggatgtCCGTGACCATTCTCTTCCtatgtgttggcgttctaacctctggtgggtttctgaggactatggttacctggtcctcagatctctgcagggtaaatccagacagctagctagactatctgtccaatcggagttttctgttgacgactaaaactacttttgaacttacacatgttccaccaaaacaagttccttcctgagactatttagcagcagCTCCACGCGGAGCTTTGTGACTCCCCATGAcatcccgaggctattttgcagaggcaacGTCAATGAGTCTGACGCTTAGCACCGCTCAAGACGATTGTtagtggtttaaagaaatgccattgaaccacagcttgtttttctcccatccagaaATGCTGCTAGGACTAGCCAGACCATCCTTTGCAGCCTTGTGGAGGAATGTCCGGCAAATCGAGACTAAAGTTACAGTTATGTAAAACCTAAACAATTAGCTGGAAATGCCGAACTGCGGATTTGAGTGATACACTGTGGGTTTGTCTCTTGAGTGACAACACAAATTTGATccattctttatttaaaaatattgattagtgcagctttaacttGTGGAAGAACTTCCACATGGCACATCGAGAGTTGGACTATGACCAGCAGTCCTTTTCCTTGCGGCCATACTTCATATTAAACACGCCTGTCTCAAAGCAGGGCCCTCAGTACGCGCATGCATTAGATCAAATCTGATGCTTGAGTTGgcagaaataaatatataaatgtactttgtaacaaagtggcagttggtggGTGAACATTTCCTCTAATGGCACTGCAGTACTTTTCAGGCGCGTGTGAGTGTGGCTTAATCACTTGTAAGCCTTGATTGAGTGTGTGTTAATAAACATTAGGCTGTCTCTCTTCCCCCTGGTGATTAGTGGTTTATGTACTCTGCTCTCCGCAGGCTGAAGACGCAGTCCTGAAGATTGATGGAGGGTCATGCTATTCAATCAGCAGGCATTGCTGAGACAGAAGCTCTTCGTTCTGGGCAGCCTTGCTATCGGAAGTGTCCTCTATCTCGTGGCCAGGGTTGGGACCTTGGATAGGTAACCTATCACTGTCTTAGCTTATATAGACAATGTTTCATTTCcgggtgtgttcaggtgctgccgGTAATTCCCCTGGATGTCCCTAATTTTCGGCCGGATATCCGTCctcttgctctgtctctgtgttgcccttctaacctccggtggatttctgaggactatggttaactgctcctcagatctctgcagggtaaatctgtccaatctgagttttctcagTGCACTAGACTAGACAATGTATGTTAAATAGTGCTGTCTTTTTTATCGCATGTGGGCTGAAGGTTTGACATGACAGagataaaaactgaaataaaaatacgTTTCATCTACAATGAACATGACTGATGTTATGAGTCAACTTCTGTCAGCAATGATGGAAAATTGCATGGAATCCTTAAGTCTCCAGAAGCTTAATGGTCCTTTGACCTGCTgatttttggatgcttttctataggccttagtggtcccctaatattgtatcttaagtctcttttatatagaccttagtggtccctaatattgtatctgaagtatcttttatatagaccttagtggtcccctaatactgtatctgaagtctcttttatataggccttagtggtcccctaatactgtatctgaagtctcttttaaatagactttagtggtcccctaatactgtctgaagtctcttttatatagaccttagtggtcctctaatactgtatctgaagtctcttttatatagaccttagtggtcccctaaaactgtatctgaagtctcttttatatagactttagtggtcccctaatactgtctgaagtctcttttatatagaccttagtcgtcccctaatactgtatctgatgtctcttttataaagaccttagtggtcccctaatcctttctgaagtctctttatataggccttagtggtcccctaatactgtatctgaagtctctttcatatagaccttggaggtcccctaatactgtatctggaaaaacaaattatgaaaaattaaaaaattaagttaaaataaaGTCTTGCGCCTTTAAATCCCAATAAATATTAATTTGCTCCAATCAGTGTTATTTTGCTTGACTCTAGTGCAGCATTTAGTTTTCTCCCATTTCTTGTCTTCAAGGTATGCTGTTAATTAAAGGCCACAAAAGCACCAAAAATTATCTTGAAAATTCAATAACGCAACCATCATCTACAGCACGGTCAAAAAACTGTTTGCTTCTGCAGTCGATGCAACCCCTtagggcaggggtcttcaacgttttccaggccaaggacccccaaactgatggcgagatggagcggggaccccctaattatatatattgtataaaattgtgttatatcaaactggtcctgtagtgccatgtgtgcattgatgactgaaagacatcttctgcctccatttatctgtttattacagtgtgttgaattcatgttaatgtgtatttaaagacatttcaattagtggaaaaaattgcaggggggggaatataaaaaaaagtctaattaaccaaaactttcgcgacccccatgcagtacctccgcggaccccctaggggttgcggaccccctgttgaagaccccggCCTTAGGGCAAATACCTCTGGATAATGATTGACTGGGAACTACTGCCCCAAGTGGCGGGAGGttgaaaccaaacaaacaaaacttaaACCAAAAACGGGCTCTCACAAGCTGTACATTATAATAGTGTCAAAACTGAGTATGTCTTTTTTGCTTTGGTCTCTTTCAGGCTACAGCCCATTTGCCCCATTGAGAGCAGACTGCCCCCTCCTGAGCCAGAGCAAATCCCCCTCCGCACCTTGCAGTTTAAGCGTGGCCTGCTCCATGAACTACGCAAGGGCAATGCCACCAAGGAGCAAATCCGCCTGCACAACCTGGTCCAGCAGCTGCCCCGGGCCATCATCATTGGGGTGCGCAAGGGGGCACCCGCGCGCTCCTGGAGATGCTCAACCTGCACCCTGCCGTGGTCAAGGCCTCGCAGGAGATCCACTTCTTTGATAATGACCAAAACTACGCCCGGGGCATCGACTGGTACAGGGAGAAAATGCCCTTCTCCTTCCCTCATCAGATCACCATTGAGAAGAGCCCTGCCTACTTCATCACAGAGGAGGTCCCTGAACGCATCTTCAAGATGAACTCCTCCATCAAGCTGCTGATCATCGTGCGCGAGCCCACCACCCGAGCCGTGTCCGACTACACGCAAGTGCTGGAGGGCAAGGAGCGCAAAAACAAGACCTACCACAAGTTTGAGAAGCTAGCCATCGACTCCAACACCTGCGAGGTGAACACAAAGTACAAAGCGGTGCGGACCAGCATCTACACCAAACACTTGGAGCGCTGGCTGAAGTACTTTCCCGTGGAGCAGTTCCACATCGTGGACGGGGACCGCCTCATCGCCGACCCGCTGCCGGAGCTGCAGCTCGTCGAGCGCTTCCTCAACCTTCCCTCGAGAATCAGCCAGTACAACCTGTACTTCAACGCCACCAGGGGATTTTACTGTCTGCGATTTAACATTGTCTTCAACAAGTGCCTGGCAGGCAGCAAGGGCCGCATCCATCCAGACGTGGACCCATTGGTGGTGACTAAACTGCAGAGGTTCTTTCACCCCTTCAATCAGAAGTTTTACCAGATCACAGGCAGGACATTCAACTGGCCATGATGAGCTTTGGACTCCTCCAATGACATTCCTTggattggtgtttttttctaaaatgccGAGCTATGAGACatcataaaaatatgaatagCACTTTGATTGAGTTTAATACAAGAATGACAGTGTGACCAAATATAAAAAGGGATGCAAGTGCTTTTACGTGTGTGAAAATAGAACAAAATAGTTTGATGATTTGACTAAAAGATGCAGTTCAAACACTTGATCTTGCAAATGAATTCCCTGTCACCatgaagagtaaaaaaaaagaacagcacTGAACTGTGTGATTAACTGAAGAGattatttttgttgctgtttaaaAGACTACCCAAAACTGGCATCCATGCTGTTAAGATAAGCTTTGAGTGTGATGCTTTTTTCATGATAAAACACCTCAAAAGATGACAAAATGACATTTGATAAAACAACATTATTGTTCATTTGTTCCCCCATCAtgttgtttatttgacgaaacTGCATGTGCAATCAAGACGCCATTACAACATTGTAGACTGTTGTATTAGTTGTcttctgttgtctgtttttaatcAGTCTAACCCACATTTATTAATCGACGCTGTGATTAATCCATAAGAAGGTAACTTCTTTTAATTCTAAACACAGTCTGGGGAATAGGATCTAATGTTTCAAGCTTGACTCAAACCATGTCCAAAACCCTTAAAGCATTTAAGACCcaagcttgtgtttttgttgtaagTATGTTGGTTCCACCTCCCCATACAGCTTTGTCATTGGTTTGCCAAACACCTGGCAAAAAGAGCCatagtgagaaaaaaagttgtCCTCTGATGATTGTTGTCAAACCAACTGTTTATTCTATGATGATTAAAACaatttgtctgtttctgtgcaAATATTCATTCTGTATCATAGGTGTGTTGTTAAAAAGGATACAATAAAAGAATGTGTAAACATTTCTCAGCTGATATAGTGTTCATTTTGGTACACTT
This sequence is a window from Etheostoma spectabile isolate EspeVRDwgs_2016 unplaced genomic scaffold, UIUC_Espe_1.0 scaffold00018937, whole genome shotgun sequence. Protein-coding genes within it:
- the LOC116683346 gene encoding LOW QUALITY PROTEIN: heparan sulfate glucosamine 3-O-sulfotransferase 5-like (The sequence of the model RefSeq protein was modified relative to this genomic sequence to represent the inferred CDS: inserted 1 base in 1 codon) translates to MLFNQQALLRQKLFVLGSLAIGSVLYLVARVGTLDRLQPICPIESRLPPPEPEQIPLRTLQFKRGLLHELRKGNATKEQIRLHNLVQQLPRAIIIGVRXGGTRALLEMLNLHPAVVKASQEIHFFDNDQNYARGIDWYREKMPFSFPHQITIEKSPAYFITEEVPERIFKMNSSIKLLIIVREPTTRAVSDYTQVLEGKERKNKTYHKFEKLAIDSNTCEVNTKYKAVRTSIYTKHLERWLKYFPVEQFHIVDGDRLIADPLPELQLVERFLNLPSRISQYNLYFNATRGFYCLRFNIVFNKCLAGSKGRIHPDVDPLVVTKLQRFFHPFNQKFYQITGRTFNWP